TTGAATCCTTTAAAGACAGAATTCCAAAGGTTTTTTTTTATCACAAGATGGACGATTAAATATGAAGAATAGGATTGGGATTTTCATTAGCCTTTCCCTCATTATTTTTTTAGGGAGTTCTTGTGCCTCAATCCGTTCACCCATTGAAATTCCTGTGACGGTTCCAAAGGAGTTTTCAATTTCTGGAGAGGAAACGCTTCCGGACCAATGGTGGAATAGTTTTAATGATCCGGTTTTAAGCGGTTTGATTGAAAAAGCACTATCAGAAAATTTTTCACTGCGTAGTTCCTGGAATCGCCTTTCCCAAGCTGAGGCCATTGCGCGTAAGGCAGGTGCGGATCTGTTTCCGTCTCTTGAAACCCAGGCAGGGGTATCCAGAACATGGTCGGAAGGGAGGACTGGGACAACAGGCAGTTCCGGATCAAATCCTTTTAACGATTTTTCTCTTGGGCTTGCTGCCAGTTACGAATTGGATCTGTGGGGCCGCATCCGGTCCTCACGGGAGGCGGCTCAAATGGATTTACAAGCGAGTCGTGAAAACCTAAATTCAGCTGCCATTTCTTTGTCTGCCCAGGTTGCACGGGTCTGGTATCAACTCGTTGAACAAATCGCCCAGCTCAACCTGTTGCGCCGTCAATTGGAAACCAATGAACAGGTATTGGAATTGGTGACATTGCGATTTCGCAGGGGACAGGTTGGGGCCACCGATGTGTTACAACAGCGCCAACTGGTGGAATTGAGGCGGAGTGAAATCATCTCGGCTGAAACACGGCTTAAATTACAAGAACATCAACTGGCTATTCTGCTGGGAAAAGCCCCCGAGGTCAAAGTGGCTGATCGAAGAGCAGAGTGGGTCGAATTACCTCCTCTTCCTTCGACCGGAGTACCCCTGGATTGGATCCGTAAGAGACCCGATATTCGGGAAGCCCATTTTGCCGTTCTTTCAGCAGACCACCGGGTCGGGTCTGCCCTTGCCGACCGGTTTCCCCGATTTAGTCTTTCCGTCCAGGGCAGTACCTCTGGGGATCAAATTCGAGACCTGTTCGATAATTGGCCCGCGACGATTGCGGCCAACCTGGTTGCACCTTTAATCGATGGAGGGGATCGAAGGGCAGAGGTGGAAAGGACACGGGCGGTGTTGTCCCAAACCCTGAACGATTATGCCCAGGTGATTTTGGAATCCCTTGGGGAGGTGGAGGATTCACTGACCCAAGAACTTAAACAGAGGGAATTGATTGAAAGTTTGAGTAAACAGTTCAACCTTTCCCTTCAGGTTATTCAACGGGTCCGGGATAATTATACCCATGGCGGGGTGGATTATCTTCGGGTTTTGGATGCGCTTCTGACCCACCAATTATTGGAGCGTACATTGTTAGAAGAGCGCCGGCGGTTATTTGAATTTCGGATTAACCTTTGCAGGGCAATTGGCGGAGGTTGGGAGTTAAATCCAACGGTTTCAGTTTCAGAGAGGGGGAGGGAATCTTAAAATGGACTTTAGAGGCATTATGTGGGGTGAAAGGCGGCCATGACATCAGAGCCCGATACAACCCGATCAAAAAACCCCTCACCCTTGAAATTGCGCATGAAGAGTATTGTAATACCTATCCTTCTTCCCTTGCTGGTTCTTTTGGGAGGGGGAATACTTGCTTCTTCCCTTATGGAGTCAGGCCCCAAGGCAAAGCGTGAAACCCCGGCTCGGCAGGCCAGGCTTGTGGAGGTTGAAAAAATTCATTTTTCAAAACAGCACCTGGTGATTGAAGCCATGGGAACGGTTCGTCCAGCACGGGAAATTGATTTGAAACCCCGTGTAGCTGGAGAGATTATTTGGGTCAGTAAAGAGCTGATTCCAGGAGGACGGTTCGAGCGTGGCCAAAAAATTTTACAGATTGATTCTTCGGATTATGAACTATTGGTACAGCAGAGAAATGCCGATTTTGCCCAGGCCCAAAGCAAGTTGAGGCTTGAGTTGGGCCAACAATCCATAGCGGAAAGTGAATTTGAAATGTTGGGGGAAAGCATTTCTGAGGGGGACCGAGATCTGGTTTTAAGAACCCCCCAACTGGAGAGCGTAAGGGCGGAGATTGAAAAAGCACGATCCGTACTCCAAAAGGCAAAACTAGATTTAGAAAGGACCCGTATCAGTGCTCCTTTTAACGCCATCGTCAAGACCAGAGGGGTAAACTTGGGGGATATTGTGAGCATTTCCACTTCTCTTGCGACGCTTGTGGGAACGGACGAATATTGGATTGAGGTTCTGGTTCCTGTGGATCAGCTCCGATGGATTCAAATTCCAAGCCTTAACGGTAAGGGGAGTGGCTCGAGGGTAAAAATCCACAATGAATCGGGTTGGGGAAGGGATGGTTATAAAATCGGGAATGTGATTCGTCTGGCCAGTGATCTTGAAGAGGAGGGAAGAATGGCCCGGATCATCGTTTCCGTTCCGGATCCTTTCCACCATCGCTCCACCTCTATTGACGGCGCCCATCTATTAATCGGGTCTTATGTGAGGGTGGAAATTGAAGGAACGGATTTGGAAAAGGCCGCGGCCATTGACCGGACTCTCCTTCGGGATGGGGACTACGTGTGGATTATGGGTTCAGAAAGCACATTAAAAATTCGGCCGGTAAAAGTTGCGTTTCGGGGCCGTGGCCAGGTTTATGTAACTGAAGGCATTCATGAGGGTGAACGGTTGATCACGACGGATTTGGCTGCTCCCTTAGAGGGGATGCCTCTTCGGATCCAAAGTGAAGAAATTCCGGGAAAATCTTCTCCGCAGCCCTTAAAAAACCATATAAAACCCAAGGAGAAGCCGTAGCCGTGACCCCTCAAAAAGATGAACAAGCCCGGGATGAGTATCGGGGACCCATTGCCTGGATGGTCCGAAACCGTGTGACTCCCAACCTGTTGATGATCGTTCTCCTGATGGGTGGTCTCTTTATGTCCCTGAAAATTAAGAAAGAGGTGTTCCCAAATTTTGAAATCGATGAAATCCGGGTCAATATGGCCTATCCGGGATCAAGTCCCGAGGAGGTGGAGCAGGGGATTGTTTTAGCGGTTGAAGAGGCCATTAGTGATATTGAAGGGGTGGAGGAGATCTCCGCCATCTCGAGAGAGGGCCGTGCCACCATTACGGCCGAATTGGTGGAGGGGGTGAATGGCCAAAAGGTGCTCCAGGACATCAAACAAGAGATCGATCGGATCACAACCTTTCCCGAAGAAGCCGAGGAACCGGAGGTGTCCCTTTCAAACCGGCGGAGGTTTGTGCTGGCGGTTATGCTTTACGGGGACGCCAATGAAAAAGTGCTTCGGGAATTGACAGAGCAGGTCCGTGACCGATTGCTGCAGGAACCGGGAATCACCCAGGCAGACCTGGTGGGTGTGAGAAATTATGAGGTTCTGATTGAAGTCCCAATGGAAAACCTCCGAGCCTATGGTCTTACACTGAGGGGGATTGCCGATAAGATTCAAACCACCGCAGTTGAGCTTCCCGGTGGCAGTATTGAAACCCGTGGAGGCGAAATTCTTCTCCGCATGAAAGAACGGCGGGACTGGGCCAACGACTTCAGTCAGATTCCTATTGTGACCACACAGGGCGGATCGGTTTTACGCTTGGGGGACCTGGGGACGGTCCGTGATGGATTTGAAGAGTCAAGCCGGTCTCTGACCTATAACGGGAAACCCGCTATGATGGTTGAGGTTTATCGAGTGGGTGAACAAACCCCCATTGGCGTTTCCGATGCGGTTCGGAAAAGTTTGGAGGAGATCGAATCCGATCTTCCCCCCGGGGTCTATTTAGAAGCGCACCATGACCGGTCGGATATATACCGCCAACGTTTGGAACTACTCCTGCGGAACGGTTTCATTGGGCTCCTTCTGGTGCTTGCCTTATTGGGAGCTTTTCTTGAGTTTAAGCTTGCTTTCTGGGTGACCATGGGAATTCCAACCTCTTTTCTTGGGGCCTTTATATTTCTTCCATTCATAGATGTGTCCATCAACATGGTTTCCATGTTCGCTTTCATTATCGCTTTAGGAATCGTAGTGGACGATGCGATCATCGCAGGTGAAAATATATACGAGTATCGTCAAAGAGGGATGGCCTTTATCCCAGCGGCCATCCAAGGGGCCCGTGATATCGCACTTCCCGTCAGCTTCAGTATTTTGACCAACATTGTCGCATTTAGCCCGTTGTTTTTTGTGCCAGGCGAGATTGGTAAGATTTTTAAAACCCTTCCCCTGGTGGTTTGTATGGTTTTTATCATTTCGTGGATTGAGGCGTTGTTTGTCCTTCCCTCTCATGTGGCCCACACCCGAAGTGAGGGAAGCAGTCGTGTCACTCGTTTTTTGCATGACCGGCAGCAAGGCTTCAGTGCCCTTTTTTCCCGGTTTATCGAAAATGTGTTTGGGCCATTTTTGGACTGGTGTCTGCGCTACCGTTACATGACGGTAGCCATTGGGTTTGCTTTTCTAATGATTGTATTGGGGTATGCCTTCAGCGGGAGGATGGGTTTTATTTTGTTTCCAAAAGTTGAGGCGGACCGGGCTGTTGCAACGGCCATTCTTCCTTATGGCAGCCCTTATTCAAAAGCCGTCCTTGTTCGGGATCGTCTTCTTAACGCTGCGATTGAGATTTCGGAACCCTATGGGTCCTCCCAATTGGTTGAGGGATACCTGGGACGGATTGATGAAAACGAGGTGGAAGTGGAGATGCATTTAACCGAACCGAAGATTCGCCCCATACAAACCGGGGAGGTGACACGGTTATGGCGGGATCAGGTGGGGCAGATTGTTGGATTGGAATCTCTGAGGTTTGAGTCGGACCGTGGCGGTCCGGGAAGGGGAGCCTCTTTAACCGTTGAACTCAGCCACCGAAATGTGGATAAGCTGGATCAGGCAAGTGAGAGTATAGCCGAATCCATGCGCCAGTTTCCCAATGTGAAGGACATCGATGATGGGTTTACCCCCGGCAAGGAGCAGTTGGATTTTAAGCTTTTATCGGAAGGCCACAGCTTAGGATTGACCGTCCGGGAAGTTGCCCAGCAGGTTCGAAGCGCTTTTTATGGAGCCGAGGCCTTGCGGCAACAGCGGGGCCGGAATGAAATTAAGGTAATGGTCCGCCTTCCGGAAAACCAGAGGGTCAGTGAATTTGATATTGAACAGTTGCTCATCCGAACCCCGGCGGGCCGAGATGTCCCCCTGTACCAAGTGGCGCAGGTTGAAAGGGGAAGAGCTTACACCACCATTACCCGCCATAATACACGCCGGACAGTAACCGTTACGGCAAACGTGGAACCGATCGGTGAAACAAATCAAGTGATGGCCACCTTAAAGGAAGAAGTTCTTCCTCAGTTGGAGCGGGATTATCCGGGTTTAACTTACAGTTTTGAGGGCCGCCAGGCTGAAATACGGGACAGTCTGAACAGTTTGATATCTGGTTTTCTGCTAGCCATGGTACTGGTTTACATGCTTTTGGCCATTCCTTTTCGAAGTTATATTCAGCCTGCCATTGTGATGACCGCCATTCCCTTTGGATTGGTGGGGGCGGTAATTGGCCATATGATCATGGGGTACAGCCTCAGCGTGATCAGTATGATGGGAATCGTCGCCTTATCCGGTGTGGTGGTGAATGATGCCTTGGTCATGATCGATTATGCCAACCGCCAACGAAGATCCGGGGCATCGCCCTATGAAGCGATTCACGGGGCGGGCATTCGCCGTTTCCGCCCCATTTTATTAACCACTTTAACGACATTTGGGGGGCTTGCCCCTATGATTTTCGAAACCTCCCGCCAGGCTCGTTTTATGATTCCCATGGCCATATCATTGGGGTATGGTATTCTGTTTGCCACGGCCATTACACTGATCCTGGTCCCGTGCCTATTCATAATGATTGAGGATTTAAAGTCTTTGATTGCCAGCCGGCGAAAAAATTTTCTTACACGCTCACCAGAGGAAAGAGGTATTCCTTCCATGAATCAAGCCTCCTCCTCCGGAATAAAAATGCATCCAACGGATCAAGGGCGTTAATCAAAACATACGTTTTCGGAGACAACCAGCCACTTATTGAAGGAGGAACGTCCTATGTTTATGAAATCTTTTACTGCGCAAACATACGCCCTCATGCGGATGGTGATCGGGTTTTTGTTTATTTGGCATGGAACGCAAAAACTGTTCGGATTTCCGCTTCCCGCCCATGAAGGAACGCCGGCGTTTGTGACCTATATCGCTGGGCCGGTTGAACTCGTGGGGGGCCTATTGTTGATGATTGGTCTGTTCACACGCTGGACCGCATTTTTTTGCAGCGGACTCATGGCGTTTGCTTATTGGATGGTTCATGGCACCCAGGGTCTTCTTCCGGTGGTTAATAAAGGGGAATTGGCAGTGCTTTATTGTTTTGTGTTTCTTTTTATCGCGGC
The DNA window shown above is from Nitrospiria bacterium and carries:
- a CDS encoding efflux RND transporter periplasmic adaptor subunit, giving the protein MKSIVIPILLPLLVLLGGGILASSLMESGPKAKRETPARQARLVEVEKIHFSKQHLVIEAMGTVRPAREIDLKPRVAGEIIWVSKELIPGGRFERGQKILQIDSSDYELLVQQRNADFAQAQSKLRLELGQQSIAESEFEMLGESISEGDRDLVLRTPQLESVRAEIEKARSVLQKAKLDLERTRISAPFNAIVKTRGVNLGDIVSISTSLATLVGTDEYWIEVLVPVDQLRWIQIPSLNGKGSGSRVKIHNESGWGRDGYKIGNVIRLASDLEEEGRMARIIVSVPDPFHHRSTSIDGAHLLIGSYVRVEIEGTDLEKAAAIDRTLLRDGDYVWIMGSESTLKIRPVKVAFRGRGQVYVTEGIHEGERLITTDLAAPLEGMPLRIQSEEIPGKSSPQPLKNHIKPKEKP
- a CDS encoding DoxX family protein, with the protein product MFMKSFTAQTYALMRMVIGFLFIWHGTQKLFGFPLPAHEGTPAFVTYIAGPVELVGGLLLMIGLFTRWTAFFCSGLMAFAYWMVHGTQGLLPVVNKGELAVLYCFVFLFIAAQGAGIWSVDSATGSEGK
- a CDS encoding efflux RND transporter permease subunit — protein: MTPQKDEQARDEYRGPIAWMVRNRVTPNLLMIVLLMGGLFMSLKIKKEVFPNFEIDEIRVNMAYPGSSPEEVEQGIVLAVEEAISDIEGVEEISAISREGRATITAELVEGVNGQKVLQDIKQEIDRITTFPEEAEEPEVSLSNRRRFVLAVMLYGDANEKVLRELTEQVRDRLLQEPGITQADLVGVRNYEVLIEVPMENLRAYGLTLRGIADKIQTTAVELPGGSIETRGGEILLRMKERRDWANDFSQIPIVTTQGGSVLRLGDLGTVRDGFEESSRSLTYNGKPAMMVEVYRVGEQTPIGVSDAVRKSLEEIESDLPPGVYLEAHHDRSDIYRQRLELLLRNGFIGLLLVLALLGAFLEFKLAFWVTMGIPTSFLGAFIFLPFIDVSINMVSMFAFIIALGIVVDDAIIAGENIYEYRQRGMAFIPAAIQGARDIALPVSFSILTNIVAFSPLFFVPGEIGKIFKTLPLVVCMVFIISWIEALFVLPSHVAHTRSEGSSRVTRFLHDRQQGFSALFSRFIENVFGPFLDWCLRYRYMTVAIGFAFLMIVLGYAFSGRMGFILFPKVEADRAVATAILPYGSPYSKAVLVRDRLLNAAIEISEPYGSSQLVEGYLGRIDENEVEVEMHLTEPKIRPIQTGEVTRLWRDQVGQIVGLESLRFESDRGGPGRGASLTVELSHRNVDKLDQASESIAESMRQFPNVKDIDDGFTPGKEQLDFKLLSEGHSLGLTVREVAQQVRSAFYGAEALRQQRGRNEIKVMVRLPENQRVSEFDIEQLLIRTPAGRDVPLYQVAQVERGRAYTTITRHNTRRTVTVTANVEPIGETNQVMATLKEEVLPQLERDYPGLTYSFEGRQAEIRDSLNSLISGFLLAMVLVYMLLAIPFRSYIQPAIVMTAIPFGLVGAVIGHMIMGYSLSVISMMGIVALSGVVVNDALVMIDYANRQRRSGASPYEAIHGAGIRRFRPILLTTLTTFGGLAPMIFETSRQARFMIPMAISLGYGILFATAITLILVPCLFIMIEDLKSLIASRRKNFLTRSPEERGIPSMNQASSSGIKMHPTDQGR
- a CDS encoding efflux transporter outer membrane subunit, whose protein sequence is MKNRIGIFISLSLIIFLGSSCASIRSPIEIPVTVPKEFSISGEETLPDQWWNSFNDPVLSGLIEKALSENFSLRSSWNRLSQAEAIARKAGADLFPSLETQAGVSRTWSEGRTGTTGSSGSNPFNDFSLGLAASYELDLWGRIRSSREAAQMDLQASRENLNSAAISLSAQVARVWYQLVEQIAQLNLLRRQLETNEQVLELVTLRFRRGQVGATDVLQQRQLVELRRSEIISAETRLKLQEHQLAILLGKAPEVKVADRRAEWVELPPLPSTGVPLDWIRKRPDIREAHFAVLSADHRVGSALADRFPRFSLSVQGSTSGDQIRDLFDNWPATIAANLVAPLIDGGDRRAEVERTRAVLSQTLNDYAQVILESLGEVEDSLTQELKQRELIESLSKQFNLSLQVIQRVRDNYTHGGVDYLRVLDALLTHQLLERTLLEERRRLFEFRINLCRAIGGGWELNPTVSVSERGRES